The window AGGTCcacaaattttcatttttctttcacATGTTTGACATTTTTGTCTCCAAAAGCCAAAAGGTCTCACTTTTTCCGTAATATAACATgtctttatattttatcaatacatttaatttttttgaacatttgaTATCTTCTAAAACTGATATTATCTATTATCTAATAAATcaacaatttttcttttttagttaTAGGCTCAAATTTccctttatattttatattttcatgtcTTAAAATAAACATTGTTTTGACATATCCAGACAGAAGAAAGTTTGATACGTTTTCATTGTACCTCTAAAATTTGACTTATTAGAGTTAAATTACGTCTTTCTACCAAAATTATGTTGTTAAcctaaaagaaaatttttaaaactaaaaattaatctTAACATGATACCTAATCTGAAATGTATGGACTATAGACTATTCAACTAAATTGAATTTAGCTATGTATAAACTAGTCCAACTGTTTCGAACTGGGATTATACACAACTTGAACTTACAGACGGCATGGTGATAATAGTTAATCTGTAGTAGATTTGGTATTTCCTAAAATACTAACTGCTTGTATGATTATCATCGGTAATATTGTTACATCAAATCTGGTCATTCATTGATCAATAAAAACACATGGTGGATGAAGATATTGCAAAGATGATTAGATCGTTATATTTACTGTTACTGAGGTACAAGAACAAGACCCTCTCAATAAATGTtatcaagaaacaaaaaacacTCTTTGCGACACATCAACACTTTATAATATACTAGATCTTCCCATAGATAGGATCATAGGACTCAAAAGCTATTCTACACCCAAAATGCAACAACCACTTTAATTGCATTAAGAAAACGCTCACTGAGCGGTTTGAGCTTCCTTGCCACAGCCACTGCTGCTCCAACCACTGGTTATTGCGGCCAGAGAAAATGTAATCCCCTATTCActtaagaacaaaaagaaaaacaaaatgatgttttttttttaaacatctaAAGTTGCAAATTATCCGTTTAGTGATGGATTTGTTTAGCCACGGTGAGCCATTCTTGAGAAGTAGTTGAAGTCATGGTGTTGGACTCTTAGCTGTTTCAGCCAAGAATCAGCTACACTTAAAAGCGATAGAACGCGCTCTTGATCTTGACCTTGATCAGTTTCCGAGAGCCAAACATTGCCTTGCATCTTGTAAGTGGCTAACCCGAAAGGAAGCAAAGTTACACCTTCTCCTTCCTTTCGAGTCCTCTCCTTCTCCCCGCCATTTTCTTCTGGCTCCATATCTGTATAGCCAGACCCTAACAGTTACATTCTGGCGGGACATAACGCATCGAAAGACTATTGAGAAGCTGAGTTAGTACCTTggaaagaagatgaaagagtGTGATAAGTGAGGAAACAAGTAGACAAATCTTTGATGGTTCTTCCCATTGGTATATGGTAAATAGGGTACCACGCTACAGCCATCCAACTTGCCGGGGAAAGATCTACGCTTCTCAGCGACATCAATCCAGGGTACCTTTGAGCCAACTCATTGATCTGAAACCAAAACCAACATGTGTCATTTTCAATTTCTGAGTCTTGACTGATGAGATCATTGAGTTTACCTTATCCATGAGAGGAACGCGGGCATAAGGAGCTGATCTCTCAAAGTGTTGCATATAAAGATAGCCCAAACGATCATTGGGGTGCAAAAGAGCGTCATGCTCAAGTCCTTCATCAGAAGCAGCACTTCTTGAAAGCTTATCACTCTCACTCTCTTCACTATACGAATCACTAAACGAGCTTTCCCCATCTTCAGACTCTTCCCTAATTAACAACATAAAGGACTCAATTAATTAGATCATTTACAAGAACAAAAGGGTTCATCATGATCTAGATGTACCTTAAGCGGATCAAGGAAGAACGAGAGGTGAAGATCTGGATAGCAGAGAGGTAAGGAACATAGTATTGAACAAGAGATTCTCCATTAGTGAGACGAATGGGAACACCAGCTCCATAAGCGCTCCATTCATCATAGCAATCCCATAGATCACTCAATCTGAAATACTCtacattttctctctctgagTGATGCCAAATCTTATTCAAACTCCTAATCTCCGTCTGCAAAAAGAAATCACTTTTTTAAAGTATTGCATCATAATAAAGCATTGCAAGAGAAACAAAGAACGTTTCAAACCTTGGGGAGAGATTGGGGTGGCACTACAGGTGTTGTGCAATGAAGGAACCTGTCAAGGTTCGATTTTTTCATTGACTCTTTTCCAAACACCATGATTCCTTTCtagagataagagagagagagagagaatgggtTTCTTGATCCTTGTTTGAAATGTCCCAGAAACAGAGAAGAAACAGAGCAGAAACAGAGGAAAGGAACAAGGGAGAGAGAGGAATGGGGGGGGAGTTTAAGAGGGAGACACGCAAGGGAGTGTCTGAGCTTTGACGTTAGGACAGCTGAATTTAAGGGCAACGGAAGTTATggacaataaattttttatttcttaaatttaaaacaaatggaAGAAAAAAACGAAATCTGCTCAGTTACTTGCAGAAGAAAGAaaagtcttttttttattttttttttaattttatgtggaGAGAACTGAT of the Brassica rapa cultivar Chiifu-401-42 chromosome A03, CAAS_Brap_v3.01, whole genome shotgun sequence genome contains:
- the LOC103858697 gene encoding uncharacterized protein LOC103858697, with the protein product MVFGKESMKKSNLDRFLHCTTPVVPPQSLPKTEIRSLNKIWHHSERENVEYFRLSDLWDCYDEWSAYGAGVPIRLTNGESLVQYYVPYLSAIQIFTSRSSLIRLREESEDGESSFSDSYSEESESDKLSRSAASDEGLEHDALLHPNDRLGYLYMQHFERSAPYARVPLMDKINELAQRYPGLMSLRSVDLSPASWMAVAWYPIYHIPMGRTIKDLSTCFLTYHTLSSSFQDMEPEENGGEKERTRKEGEGVTLLPFGLATYKMQGNVWLSETDQGQDQERVLSLLSVADSWLKQLRVQHHDFNYFSRMAHRG